Proteins encoded by one window of Lathyrus oleraceus cultivar Zhongwan6 chromosome 1, CAAS_Psat_ZW6_1.0, whole genome shotgun sequence:
- the LOC127115518 gene encoding chorismate mutase 1, chloroplastic — MESKLLKSNTFYKTSPSFTSFHLRTRASCFSFKPISYFPPKFNLFVKAQADSIGSMPINERIDRSGNLTLEHIRHSLIRQEDNIIFSLLERAQYCYNEETYDPDAFSMDGFHGSLVEYMVKKTEKLHAMVGRYKSSDEHPFFPVGLLEPLSAPLQYQQVLHPIAESININENVWSLYFKVLIPHIVEKGDDGNYGSSCVCDVMCLQALSKRIHYGKFVAEAKFQAAPDSYKAAIIAHDKEKLMEMLTYPEVEEVIKRRVEMKAKTYGQEVIINMEEQKTEPVYKINPSLVADLYSDWIMPLTKEVQVAYLLRRLD, encoded by the exons ATGGAGTCTAAGCTTCTGAAATCTAATACTTTTTACAAAACTTCACCATCCTTTACTTCTTTTCATCTAAGAACCCGAGCGTCTTGTTTTTCATTCAAACCCATTTCATATTTTCCACCAAAATTCAATCTTTTTGTTAAGGCACAAGCTGATTCTATTGG ATCAATGCCAATAAATGAAAGGATTGATAGGAGTGGAAATTTGACCCTTGAACATATAAGACATTCTTTGATTCGTCAAGAGGATAACATTATCTTTTCCCTCTTGGAACGTGCGCAATATTGTTACAATGAAGAAACTTATGACCCTGATGCTTTTTCCATGGATGGGTTTCACGGCTCTTTGGTAGAATACATGGTCAAGAAAACTGAGAAACTACATGCCATG GTTGGTAGGTACAAGAGTTCTGATGAACATCCATTCTTTCCTGTTGGTCTACTTGAACCATTATCGGCTCCTTTACAATACCAGCAG GTGTTGCACCCTATTGCTGAATCAATAAATATAAATGAGAATGTATGGAGTTTGTACTTCAAAGTTCTGATCCCACATATAGTCGAAAAAGGAGATGATGGTAATTATGGATCCTCTTGTGTTTGTGATGTAATGTGTTTGCAG GCTCTCTCAAAGAGAATCCACTATGGAAAATTTGTAGCTGAGGCAAAATTTCAAGCTGCTCCAGATTCATATAAAGCTGCTATTATAGCACAT GACAAGGAGAAATTGATGGAAATGCTAACATATCCTGAAGTTGAAGAAGTAATCAAGAGGAGAGTAGAGATGAAAGCCAAGACTTATGGACAAGAAGTGATTATAAATATGGAAGAACAAAAAACTGAGCCAGTGTACAAAATAAATCCAAGCTTGGTTGCTGATTTATATAGTGATTGGATCATGCCATTGACAAAAGAAGT